Below is a window of Vibrio fortis DNA.
AAGATGTTGTTTACGCGGGCGGTGAAGGTATGAACCATACTTTCTACGTAGCGATCAACGAAGGTCGTAACCGTGAGGTTCGTCGTCTTTGGGAATCTCAAGAAACGACAGTAAGCCGTCTAAAACGTGTTCGTTACGGTGATATCTACCTAGATAAGAAACTGCCTCGTGGTGGTTGGAAAGAGCTAGACCTTCAAGAGGTTAACTACCTACGTCAATTGGTAGAGCTGAAACCTGAAAAAGAGACGCTACTGGATCTTGATCCATCAAACACATCACGTAAACGTGAGCGTTCTCGTAGCCAGAAGATTCGTCGCGCAGTTAAGCGTCACGAAGAGCGCGCAAATGCGCCAAAAGGTCGCAGTAACCAGCCTAAGCGTAAGAAGCCAGCGACTCGCGGTACAACGACGCCAGATGCAGGTCGCAGCGCACCAAGCAGCAAGGGCAAGCCAAGTAACTCTCGCTCAGGCAACGGTTCTCGTGGCAACAACACAAACCGCCCGAACAAGCCAGCTAAGCCAAGAACTCGTCAGTAATTAACGACTTCTTTTGAATACTAAAAAACCTGCTAACTTAGCAGGTTTTTTTACATCTAGAAGAAGGTGAAGGTGCTGGATTCGAGTAATCGAGTAACGAAAACATATTGCTGTAATCGACAGTAAGCGTGCTTTTCGCATCTCTTATCTCGTTTACGCGCATCTAAAAATCTTTTCGTATCCGTATCTCGTCTCTTAGGCTATTTATGATTCGAGAAGTTATCGCCTTTTGCCATGCGATCATAAAGAATCACGTTCACTGCCGCTGCGAGGTTCATACAACCATTGGTTGGAACATAAATCGTCTCACGACAGAAGTCGGTGACCTCTTTTTTCAGCGTGCCGTCTTCAGGTCCGAAAATGTAGAAAGCGCGGGGAGGGTGTTTGTACTCAGGCAGAGGCTTGGCACCTTCAATCAAATCGACAGCTACAGGTACACACCCAACAGGAATAATGTCTTTGAGGTCTTCAACACCAATCAGTGGAAGCTCTAAGTGTTTCTCTTTTGTGTCGGTGTGGAATTGACGCGCGTGGTCGTAACGTGTACCTGTGTAAAACACAGAATTTGCACCGTAGCAGCCAGCGGCACGCATAACGGAGCCAACATTTTCAGGTGTCTTTGGGTTTACTAAGCCAATACAGGCATAGCCTTTTGACTGAGTATCAGTTTTAGCTTTGGTCATAATGTATCGCGGTGAAATCGGTGACAAAAATTAGCCGAGCACAGAGCTCGGCTAAGATATTGGCCTGCTCGTTAAATAGAGCAGCACAAGCTTAAGTTCTAGTCACGCTTCCAAAGAATGTGGCAGAACTTATGGTCTGGGTCGCGGCTGATTAGCATACGAGCGAAAACGTCATCAAGTACATCGTCTTCTTCGTTCACTAGACCAATGCGAATTTCAGCGTAGATCTCTTTGTCGACTTCAAAGCCAACATGACCGACCCAATCGTCACCCGTTTCAACAAGTTCAGCAGCACCACGGTCTTCGAACTGTGCAGTGAATAGAATCACGTCTGCAGGCTCTAGGTTATCCGGTGCCATCTCAAGGAAGATGTCGTATGCAGTGTCGATTGCATCATCATAAGACATTAAGTCATTAGCTTCAGTCATATCAGTATCTTAGCTTGCGCGGTTCATGTATTTACGTTCAGCAGTGTTGATCACAACTTTATCACCTGTTGCGATGTACTCTGGAACTTGAACTGTTAGGCCTGTAGCGAAACGAGCTGGTTTAGTACGAGCTGAT
It encodes the following:
- the rluB gene encoding 23S rRNA pseudouridine(2605) synthase RluB; amino-acid sequence: MSEKLQKVLARAGHGSRRELEALIRAGRVSVNGQVAKLGERLEDENSVIRIDGHTVSGKASEEVVCRVLAYYKPEGELCTRHDPEGRRTVFDRLPKIRGSRWISVGRLDANTSGLLLFTTDGELANRLMHPSRQVEREYLVRVFGEVTEQKVKNLVRGVELEDGMARFEDVVYAGGEGMNHTFYVAINEGRNREVRRLWESQETTVSRLKRVRYGDIYLDKKLPRGGWKELDLQEVNYLRQLVELKPEKETLLDLDPSNTSRKRERSRSQKIRRAVKRHEERANAPKGRSNQPKRKKPATRGTTTPDAGRSAPSSKGKPSNSRSGNGSRGNNTNRPNKPAKPRTRQ
- a CDS encoding RNA methyltransferase gives rise to the protein MTKAKTDTQSKGYACIGLVNPKTPENVGSVMRAAGCYGANSVFYTGTRYDHARQFHTDTKEKHLELPLIGVEDLKDIIPVGCVPVAVDLIEGAKPLPEYKHPPRAFYIFGPEDGTLKKEVTDFCRETIYVPTNGCMNLAAAVNVILYDRMAKGDNFSNHK
- a CDS encoding HI1450 family dsDNA-mimic protein — its product is MTEANDLMSYDDAIDTAYDIFLEMAPDNLEPADVILFTAQFEDRGAAELVETGDDWVGHVGFEVDKEIYAEIRIGLVNEEDDVLDDVFARMLISRDPDHKFCHILWKRD